The Mus musculus strain NOD/MrkTac chromosome 4 genomic contig, GRCm38.p6 alternate locus group NOD/MrkTac MMCHR4_NOD_IDD9_1 genome contains a region encoding:
- the Laptm5 gene encoding lysosomal-associated transmembrane protein 5, protein MASRAAPVRQTCCCFNIRVATIALAIYHIVMSVLLFIEHVVEVARGKVSCRFFKMPYLRMADLLSSFLLIGVLFIISISLLFGVVKNREKYLIPFLSLQIMDFLLCLLTLLGSYIELPAYLKLARPRPGPSKVPLMTLQLLDFCLSILTLCSSYMEVPTYLNFKSMNHMNYLPSQEGVPHSQFINMMLIFSVAFITVLILKVYMFKCVYTCYKFLKHMNSAMEDSSSKMFLKVALPSYEEALSLPPKTPEGDPAPPPYSEV, encoded by the exons ATGGCCTCCCGTGCAGCGCCGGTCAGACAGACATGCTGTTGTTTCAACATCCGAGTCGCCACCATAGCCCTGGCCATTTACCACATA GTCATGAGTGTCCTGCTGTTCATTGAGCATGTGGTGGAGGTGGCCCGCGGTAAAGTGTCCTGTAGGTTCTTCAAGATGCCGTACCTCAGGATGG CTGACCTGCTCTCCAGCTTCCTGCTCATTGGCGTGCTCTTCATCATCAGCATCAGCCTGCTGTTCGGCGTGGTCAAG AACCGGGAGAAGTACCTGATACCCTTCCTGTCCCTTCAAATCATGGACTTCCTGCTCTGCCTGCTCACACTGCTGGGCTCCTACATCGAATTGCCAGCGTACTTGAAGCTTGCCCGGCCCCGGCCT GGTCCTTCTAAGGTCCCCTTGATGACACTGCAGCTGCTAGACTTCTGTTTGAGTATCCTGACCCTGTGCAGCTCCTACATGGAAGTGCCCACCTACCTCAACTTCAAGTCCATGAACCACATG AATTACCTCCCAAGCCAGGAGGGTGTGCCGCACAGCCAGTTCATCAACATGATGCTCATCTTCTCAGTGGCCTTTATCACCGTGCTCATCCTGAAG GTCTACATGTTcaagtgtgtgtacacatgctacAAATTCTTGAAGCACATGAATTCGGCCATGGAGGACAGCAGCTCCAAGATGTTCCTCAAG GTGGCTCTGCCGTCCTACGAGGAAGCCTTGTCTCTGCCCCCTAAGACTCCAGAGGGGGACCCTGCACCACCCCCATACTCAGAAGTGTGA